Proteins from a genomic interval of Spea bombifrons isolate aSpeBom1 chromosome 4, aSpeBom1.2.pri, whole genome shotgun sequence:
- the LOC128491594 gene encoding uncharacterized protein LOC128491594, with protein MVPNECKALFCFRVALLFVSFPRIVRTASFPDGVYKTECRSRSFWIWVERDFLGPQWQLETFNETGYPVVMDDYLSSQCGYTKSRDIYGNVEIRISFLGCWIHNVNDEQFNSLVRFKVAKNGVDSQYMVSQSCRLTDPWNMREIVCEENYMEVSVIRIIPLENWLKTDIRLSWPATQGGASPRWQVEFIVNNSIITLSSTNAFKKGYGLNATATRVVFRAPYRTAESVTMMVDGYRYAGILGMMYYSQPLVRLYVNTTLACPSDPPIFTPTSLMWRSPAILSPLVLDPTAYIESDLNLGLDGQLIDSSVITKNGYVFQTRPTAVEVIVPIGAPGGNIESVIVNNSYGTIYRIHLLLVHEWRELPADVTRHTILKPIATAFRPEVPVFINRKCQITDDFFEVSLGNFFSDVELKSLEIKKVPFTLEEAKARGFNVMTVPNANGTNAFYLQVPFSDSLVEQKHLQGHLLLYTLHVTYIMTLLTKQDFQYTDVVECIRQDVEPPSCKDECGPDRLILVLTHGNMDRYWVPYIRELHLTKELAQSQKYVVSDQGSIYRLEVPLFAAGLSYKEISLRGVLVALNFTLRDNKTLDIKFNCLVECRFPTDRLLVCLPNGTMAATVLGLDTKPNFNPARTHLKDPTCKPQEVDDTRALFVFPVFSCGTIRRFDGDFFIYENEVTFDREYLPQDQPIITRDSKYRLTLRCKYPVRDTQRMYGRYNKTTPIRRGFSAVLTGDKSKVLRKRAKDRLDAVLRVAKDDAFTSFYQSGDFPVYMARDTSLNLEADINGRMAGMSRVVLRECWTTPTPQMDGSPQWDLVANGCAKDGAAYSTKLQTSPDSPPRFQVKIGSGLHEPGNQIYIHCLISLHDDDAISCNGVGDGPEQRMGKRSVLQRVPYEAVSAGPIQILARDNGVAYQCLGDESWSVWTWILSAGLAVFAVVTIAAVTLAVRLFVC; from the exons ATGGTGCCCAATGAATGTAAGGCTCTGTTCTGTTTCAGGGTCGCCCTGCTCTTCGTGAGCTTCCCGCGTATCGTGAGAACGGCCTCTTTTCCAGACG GCGTCTACAAGACTGAATGCCGGAGCCGCTCCTTCTGGATATGGGTGGAAAGAGACTTCTTGGGACCGCAGTGGCAGCTGGAGACCTTCA ATGAGACGGGATACCCCGTCGTGATGGACGATTACCTCTCCTCGCAGTGCGGATATACCAAAAGCAGGGACATCTACGGCAATGTGGAGATCAGGATCTCCTTCCTCGGGTGTTGGATTCACAATGTG AACGACGAACAGTTCAACAGTCTGGTGCGGTTCAAGGTGGCCAAAAATGGTGTCGATTCCCAGTATATGGTGTCTCAGTCCTGTCGGCTTACAGACCCTTGGAACATGAGGGAGATCGTCTGTGAGGAAAACTACATGGAG GTCTCTGTGATAAGAATTATCCCTCTAGAAAACTGGCTGAAAACCGATATTAGACTCTCATGGCCTG ccacacagGGTGGCGCGTCCCCACGCTGGCAGGTCGAGTTCATTGTGAACAACTCGATTATCACTCTCTCTTCAACAAACGCCTTTAAAAAGGGCTACGGACTCAACGCTACCGCCACCAGGGTGGTCTTCAGGGCACCGTACCGCACGGCAGAATCCGTAACTATGATG GTCGATGGCTACCGCTACGCTGGGATTCTAGGCATGATGTACTACTCCCAGCCTTTGGTTCGTCTCTATGTGAATACAACGCTGGCCTGTCCGTCCG ATCCCCCGATCTTCACGCCAACCTCTCTCATGTGGCGCTCGCCTGCCATACTCTCGCCTCTGGTCCTTGACCCCACAGCCTATATCGAAAGTGATCTAAACTTAGGCCTCGACGGGCAGCTAATAGACTCAAGCGTGATAACCAAGAATGGCTACGTTTTTCAAACCAGACCCACCGCTGTTGAGGTCATTGTGCCAATTGGTGCCCCTGGAGGCAACATTGAG AGCGTTATAGTGAATAACTCCTATGGGACGATTTATCGCATCCACCTGCTTCTGGTGCATGAGTGGAGAGAGTTGCCGGCTGATGTCACGAGACACACAATCTTAAAGCCAATTGCCACTGCTTTTAGGCCAGAAGTTCCAGTTTTTATTAACCGtaa ATGCCAAATAACAGATGACTTCTTTGAAGTGTCGCTTGGTAACTTCTTCTCGGATGTTGAATTAAAGTCCCTTGAGATCAAGAAGGTTCCGTTTACCCTGGAAGAGGCCAAGGCTAGAGGTTTCAATGTGATGACCGTCCCCAATGCGAACGGTACCAATGCGTTCTACCTTCAAGTGCCTTTCAGCGATTCGCTTGTGGAGCAGAAG CATCTTCAGGGCCACCTGCTGCTCTACACTCTGCATGTGACCTATATCATGACCCTCCTGACAAAGCAGGACTTCCAGTACACGGATGTGGTGGAATGTATACGACAAGATGTTG AGCCTCCTTCATGTAAGGATGAATGTGGTCCGGACAGGCTCATCCTTGTATTGACCCACGGCAATATGGATAGATACTGGGTTCCGTACATCCGAGAACTGCATCTGACAAAAGAGCTGGCACAGTCGCAAAAATACGTAGTTTCCGATCAAGGCTCCATCTACAGGCTCGAGGTCCCTCTGTTTGCTGCTGGCCTGTCCTACAAG GAAATCTCATTGCGGGGAGTCCTTGTTGCGCTGAACTTCACACTGAGAGACAACAAGACCTTGGACATAAAGTTTAACTGCTTAGTGGAGTGCAGGTTCCCCACTGATCGGCTGCTGG TTTGTCTTCCTAATGGCACAATGGCCGCCACAGTACTGGGCTTGGATACCAAACCAAACTTCAATCCTGCCAGGACTCACCTGAAAGACCCGACATGCAAACCCCAGGAAGTGGATGACACGCGTGCCCTCTTCGTCTTCCCTGTCTTTAGCTGTGGGACTATAAGGAGG TTTGATGGGGATTTTTTCATATATGAAAACGAAGTTACTTTTGATCGGGAATATTTACCACAGGATCAACCAATAATAACACGGGACTCAAAATACAG GCTGACCCTTCGTTGTAAATACCCTGTCCGAGACACTCAACGGATGTATGGTAGATACAACAAGACTACTCCAATCAGGCGTGGCTTCTCGGCAGTCTTAACGGGTGACAAGTCTAAAG TCCTGAGGAAGAGAGCAAAGGACAGGCTGGATGCTGTGCTAAGGGTTGCAAAGG ATGATGCTTTCACCTCCTTCTACCAGTCCGGAGACTTCCCTGTGTATATGGCAAGAGATACCAGCCTCAACCTCGAAGCTGACATAAATGGGAGGATGGCCGGGATGTCCAGGGTCGTATTGCGGGAGTGCTGGACTACACCAACGCCTCAGATGGATGGCTCTCCACAATGGGACTTGGTGGCAAATGG GTGTGCCAAAGATGGTGCAGCCTATTCTACCAAGCTCCAGACATCACCGGACTCTCCTCCGCGGTTCCAGGTGAAGATAGGAAGTGGTCTCCATGAGCCCGGCAACCAG ATTTACATTCATTGCCTAATATCCCTGCATGATGACGATGCTATAAGCTGCAACGGGGTTGGTGATGGACCGGAGCAGAGAATGG GGAAGAGATCTGTGCTCCAGAGGGTGCCGTACGAAGCGGTCTCTGCAGGGCCCATCCAGATCCTGGCACGAGATAACGGTGTTGCGTATCAGTGTCTCG GAGACGAGTCGTGGTCGGTGTGGACCTGGATCCTGTCGGCTGGGCTTGCTGTGTTTGCTGTGGTCACTATTGCCGCTGTCACACTTGCTGTTCGGCTTTTTGTatgctaa
- the RANGRF gene encoding ran guanine nucleotide release factor, protein MDVNAAGHPLFGGAFSAVLPQPFHDVSDLREIPDNQEVFVHSGTDQSVIVELLEYQAGMSDPDAARYHFEDVASSNGAEGRSEVLSVEPLPLAQLSLTNCASAWALTGLQQVAKFNEQALNTVRVHLVLFRLPQHSTDLLVTFNDPVAIDPSSSSAVGGVSAAASPPWTPEDFNRFLGSLRLHDPGIFG, encoded by the exons ATGGATGTGAACGCCGCGGGGCATCCGCTCTTTGGTGGAGCTTTCTCTGCTGTTCTGCCCCAGCCCTTCCATGATGTCAG TGATCTCCGGGAGATCCCCGATAACCAGGAGGTTTTTGTGCACAGCGGCACCGATCAGAGCGTCATCGTGGAGCTGCTGGAGTATCAGGCGGGGATGAGCGACCCGGACGCCGCCAG ATACCACTTTGAAGACGTGGCGTCGAGTAACGGCGCAGAGGGGCGGTCGGAAGTGCTGAGTGTGGAGCCTCTGCCATTGGCGCAGCTCTCGCTCACCAACTGCGCCAGCGCATGGGCACTGACCGGTCTGCAGCAGGTGGCCAAGTTCAATGAACAG GCTCTGAATACCGTCCGTGTGCACTTGGTGTTATTCCGGCTGCCTCAGCATTCCACAGACCTACTCGTCACGTTTAATGACCCTGTTGCTATTGA CCCGTCCAGCAGCAGCGCAGTGGGCGGAGTCAGTGCTGCGGCGTCTCCTCCTTGGACACCTGAAGATTTTAACCGTTTCCTGGGTAGTTTGCGGCTCCATGACCCCGGCATCTTTGGCTGA